CCCTTTGACACCTTCTAATGCCAAAATCTTTTTAAGAGCATAGAAAAAGCCAGAGTATTTCGAATTTCTATAATCATCAACTTGAATTACGCTTTTAATAACATCTGCTGGATTTACTGCAAACCAGGATAAACCACCAGCCAAGCCTCCAGCTACTATAAGAGAACCCCTTCCTAGCCCAGAAATATCCATGCCTCCAGCAAAATGTTGCTTTAATGCTTCGTATACCCCAAACATAACAGCATTTCCCAGTACTTGTCGTGCCATGGTGGGGCACATACCCTTGAAGAAACCCCTCACACCTCCTTCATAACGTAGGATGTGTCTTGCAACATCCATTGGCCCTGTATAATTTATTGCCGTAGAAGTTGATCCCACACTTGCCAATTCACTATGCGCTTGCAATCTGCATACACATTTGAGAATCCAGCGTAACAGTTAATGTGAATCCACTGCTACTCTTCATTTTCAAAGATGACTGAATAGAGAAagtattatattaatttttgaattGGATGCATAACGAACCTACCTACATTTTGTTAGGGGagaaagcaccacaactaaagtttgatatgataataaataataaaaataaattagacatgaaaattttacgtggaaacccctcaaataaatagaggagaaaaaccacggggtagaagaattttactatgataaaatacaaggagaaaacaacaataaatacttctctcttgtaaaaggaataactcactaaagaggacactcaagactacaatatttatcttagtatataactctctttgtgttcttactcttttggattatattttttgtggaatgatctaaatgagggcaagagtcCCTTTATTTATAGGAGactaaaaatgcataaaatatgcgTTTTCATATAAAATACTCATTTTCTTATCAAAAGTTGCTAAAGGAGGCAACAACTtttgaaatgcataaaatacgc
This Solanum dulcamara chromosome 8, daSolDulc1.2, whole genome shotgun sequence DNA region includes the following protein-coding sequences:
- the LOC129900072 gene encoding mitochondrial carnitine/acylcarnitine carrier-like protein, producing LRWILKCVCRLQAHSELASVGSTSTAINYTGPMDVARHILRYEGGVRGFFKGMCPTMARQVLGNAVMFGVYEALKQHFAGGMDISGLGRGSLIVAGGLAGGLSWFAVNPADVIKSVIQVDDYRNSKYSGFFYALKKILALEGVKGLYKGFGPAIACSVPANVTIYVKGIS